Proteins encoded in a region of the Marmota flaviventris isolate mMarFla1 chromosome 3, mMarFla1.hap1, whole genome shotgun sequence genome:
- the Twf1 gene encoding twinfilin-1 isoform X2, which yields MSHQTGIQASEDVKDIFARARNGKYRLLKISIENEQLVIGSCSQPSDSWDKDYDSFILPLLEDKQPCYILFRLDSQNAQGYEWIFIAWSPDHSHVRQKMLYAATRATLKKEFGGGHIKDEVFGTVKEDVSLHGYKKYLLSQSSPAPLTAAEEELRQIKINEEIDIKNEFIILANTTNTELKDLPKRIPKDSARYHFFLYKHSHEGDYLESIVFIYSMPGYTCSIRERMLYSSCKSPLLEIVERQLQMDIIRKIEIDNGDELTADFLYEEVHPKQHAHKQSFAKPKGPAGKRGIRRLIRGPAETEATTD from the exons ATGTCCCACCAGACCGGCATCCAAG cAAGTGAAGACGTTAAAGATATCTTTGCCAgagccagaaatggaaaatacagACTTCTGAAAATATCTATTGAAAATG aGCAACTTGTGATTGGATCATGTAGTCAGCCTTCAGATTCCTGGGATAAAGATTATGATTCCTTTATTTTACCTCTGTTGGAGGACAAGCAGCCATGCTATATATTATTCAGGTTAGATTCCCAGAATGCTCAGGGATATGAATGGATATTCATTGCATGGTCTCCAGATCATTCTCAT GTTCGGCAAAAAATGTTGTATGCAGCAACAAGAGCAACTTTAAAAAAGGAGTTTGGAGGTGGCCACATTAAAGATGAAGTATTTGGAACAGTAAAG GAAGATGTGTCATTACATGGATATAAAAAATACTTGCTGTCACAGTCTTCCCCTGCCCCATTGACTGCAGCTGAGGAGGAATTACGACAGATTAAAATTAATGAG gaaatagatataaaaaatgaatttataattttggcCAACACAACAAATACAGAACTGAAAGATTTGCCAAAGAGGATTCCCAAGGATTCAGCACGTTATCATTTCTTCCTGTATAAACATTCCCATGAAGGAGACTACTTAGAGTccatag tttttatttattcaatgccTGGATACACATGCAGTATAAGAGAACGGATGCTATACTCTAGCTGCAAGAGTCCTCTGCTAGAAATTGTCGAGAGACAGTTACAAATGGATATAATCAGAAAG ATTGAGATAGACAATGGGGATGAATTGACTGCAGATTTCCTTTATGAGGAAGTACATCCCAAACAGCATGCACATAAGCAAAGTTTTGCAAAACCAAAAGGTCCAGCAGGAAAAAGAGGAATTCGAAGACTAATTCGGGGTCCAGCTGAAACAGAAGCCACTACTGATTAA
- the Twf1 gene encoding twinfilin-1 isoform X1 — MSHQTGIQASEDVKDIFARARNGKYRLLKISIENEQLVIGSCSQPSDSWDKDYDSFILPLLEDKQPCYILFRLDSQNAQGYEWIFIAWSPDHSHVRQKMLYAATRATLKKEFGGGHIKDEVFGTVKEDVSLHGYKKYLLSQSSPAPLTAAEEELRQIKINEVQTDVGVDTKHQTLQGVAFPISREAFQALEKLNNRQLNYVQLEIDIKNEFIILANTTNTELKDLPKRIPKDSARYHFFLYKHSHEGDYLESIVFIYSMPGYTCSIRERMLYSSCKSPLLEIVERQLQMDIIRKIEIDNGDELTADFLYEEVHPKQHAHKQSFAKPKGPAGKRGIRRLIRGPAETEATTD, encoded by the exons ATGTCCCACCAGACCGGCATCCAAG cAAGTGAAGACGTTAAAGATATCTTTGCCAgagccagaaatggaaaatacagACTTCTGAAAATATCTATTGAAAATG aGCAACTTGTGATTGGATCATGTAGTCAGCCTTCAGATTCCTGGGATAAAGATTATGATTCCTTTATTTTACCTCTGTTGGAGGACAAGCAGCCATGCTATATATTATTCAGGTTAGATTCCCAGAATGCTCAGGGATATGAATGGATATTCATTGCATGGTCTCCAGATCATTCTCAT GTTCGGCAAAAAATGTTGTATGCAGCAACAAGAGCAACTTTAAAAAAGGAGTTTGGAGGTGGCCACATTAAAGATGAAGTATTTGGAACAGTAAAG GAAGATGTGTCATTACATGGATATAAAAAATACTTGCTGTCACAGTCTTCCCCTGCCCCATTGACTGCAGCTGAGGAGGAATTACGACAGATTAAAATTAATGAG GTACAAACTGATGTGGGTGTGGACACTAAGCATCAAACACTACAAGGAGTAGCATTTCCTATTTCTCGGGAAGCTTTTCAGGCTTTGGAAAAACTAAACAACAGACAGCTCAACTATGTGCAGTTG gaaatagatataaaaaatgaatttataattttggcCAACACAACAAATACAGAACTGAAAGATTTGCCAAAGAGGATTCCCAAGGATTCAGCACGTTATCATTTCTTCCTGTATAAACATTCCCATGAAGGAGACTACTTAGAGTccatag tttttatttattcaatgccTGGATACACATGCAGTATAAGAGAACGGATGCTATACTCTAGCTGCAAGAGTCCTCTGCTAGAAATTGTCGAGAGACAGTTACAAATGGATATAATCAGAAAG ATTGAGATAGACAATGGGGATGAATTGACTGCAGATTTCCTTTATGAGGAAGTACATCCCAAACAGCATGCACATAAGCAAAGTTTTGCAAAACCAAAAGGTCCAGCAGGAAAAAGAGGAATTCGAAGACTAATTCGGGGTCCAGCTGAAACAGAAGCCACTACTGATTAA